In the genome of Dioscorea cayenensis subsp. rotundata cultivar TDr96_F1 chromosome 1, TDr96_F1_v2_PseudoChromosome.rev07_lg8_w22 25.fasta, whole genome shotgun sequence, one region contains:
- the LOC120264444 gene encoding flotillin-like protein 3: MGWFYRVASASEYLAITGFGIEDLKLGKKAWIFPGQNCVKFDISPVNYTFEVQAMSLEKLPFILPAVFTIGPRADDQESLTKYARLMSQHDKQSNHVNELVQGVIEGETRVLAASMTMEEIFKGTKSFKQEVFEKVQLELNQFGLIIYNANVKQLVDVKGHEYFSYLGQKTQQEAANQARVDVAEAMMKGRIGEKEREGSTLQNAAKIDAETKIYSKKREGEGKKEIVNVETDVQIYQNKREAEVAQANAELAMKKAELQKKAKVAEVEAVKAVAIREAELQMELEKKNAAKQTEKLKADKLSQTTVEYEIKVQEANWVLYQKQKQAEAVLYEQLKTAEAQKAAAEAAFFARRQEADGQLYSKKKEAEGIVALGEAQGLYLRTLLDSLGGNYQALRDYLMIDGGLYKDMARINADAVKGMQPKLSIWSNNNEGGAGGVGAMKEIAGVYKMLPPLLSTVHEQTGMLPPAWLGALPSSAAADSN, encoded by the exons ATGGGTTGGTTCTACAGAGTAGCAAGTGCATCAGAGTACTTAGCCATCACTGGCTTCGGCATCGAAGACTTGAAGCTCGGAAAGAAAGCATGGATTTTTCCGGGCCAAAACTGTGTTAAGTTCGACATTTCGCCGGTGAACTACACATTTGAAGTTCAGGCCATGAGCCTTGAGAAGTTACCGTTTATTTTGCCGGCAGTATTCACAATTGGTCCTCGTGCTGATGATCAAGAAAGCTTGACTAAGTATGCCAGGCTCATGTCTCAACATGACAAGCAATCAAACCATGTCAACGAGCTTGTGCAAGGTGTCATTGAAGGTGAAACTAGGGTTCTTGCTGCTTCTATGACCATGGAAGAGATCTTCAAAGGCACTAAATCTTTTAAGCAAGAAGTCTTTGAAAAG GTGCAACTTGAGCTGAACCAATTTGGCCTTATCATTTACAATGCAAATGTGAAACAATTAGTGGATGTTAAAGGCCATGAATACTTCTCTTATCTTGGTCAAAAAACTCAACAAGAAGCAGCTAACCAAGCAAGAGTTGATGTCGCCGAAGCAATGATGAAAGGAAGGATCggtgaaaaagaaagagaaggaagCACATTACAAAATGCGGCAAAGATTGATGCGGAGACAAAGATTTACTCGAAGAAAAGGGAAGGAGAAGGGAAGAAGGAGATAGTGAATGTTGAGACTGATGtgcaaatatatcaaaataagagAGAGGCCGAGGTGGCTCAAGCTAATGCAGAGCTTGCAATGAAGAAAGCCGAGCTCCAGAAAAAGGCGAAGGTGGCAGAGGTGGAGGCGGTGAAGGCAGTGGCGATAAGAGAGGCCGAGCTGCAGATGGaattggagaagaagaatgCTGCCAAGCAGACGGAGAAACTCAAGGCTGACAAGCTTAGCCAGACCACTGTTGAGTATGAGATCAAG GTGCAAGAAGCAAACTGGGTGTTATACCAGAAGCAGAAACAAGCAGAAGCAGTTTTATATGAGCAATTAAAAACTGCTGAGGCTCAAAAAGCAGCAGCAGAGGCTGCATTCTTCGCCCGCCGTCAAGAAGCCGATGGTCAGTTATACAGCAAGAAGAAGGAAGCTGAAGGAATAGTGGCCCTGGGTGAGGCACAAGGGCTATATCTAAGGACTCTCTTAGACTCATTGGGAGGAAACTATCAAGCTCTCAGAGACTATTTGATGATCGATGGAGGACTGTACAAAGACATGGCAAGGATCAATGCTGATGCAGTGAAAGGAATGCAACCAAAACTAAGTATTTGGAGTAATAATAATGAAGGTGGTGCTGGTGGTGTTGGTGCAATGAAGGAAATTGCAGGGGTTTATAAGATGCTTCCTCCATTGTTGAGCACTGTGCATGAGCAAACAGGGATGCTGCCTCCTGCATGGCTTGGAGCATTGCCTTCTTCTGCTGCTGCTGATTCTAATTAA